The following are encoded together in the Kribbella sp. CA-293567 genome:
- a CDS encoding glycoside hydrolase family 3 N-terminal domain-containing protein has translation MKISGSRALAVAGAATLLAGCGGTDTPTAGPGTAPSSTVTRQTSPPGTPTGTPPPPSQSPGTPSTPPTGCVDQKLRQLTPREQAAQLIMTGISTNGMTSAEQAIADAQKPGGLLLMGPGGSADHTRTAMAKASTTATVKGIRPFVAADQEGGKIQRLKGPGFDRIPAATVQATWSGDKLTARAKTWGGQLKQAGVNMDLAPVADVVPASLGDDNAPIGALDRGYGNTPEKVSPQVTAFVKGMNAAGVMTSVKHFPGLGRVKGNTDFSSGVVDTVTTRDDDDLAPFEAGIKAGSELVMVSTVTYTKIDPKNRAVFSPTIIGGMLRGDLGYAGVVITDDVGAAAEVASVPAGQRATRFVAAGGDIVITAKASLTSTMVEALVAKAQQDKQFAAAVQASVRRVLMLKQNRGLLSCG, from the coding sequence ATGAAGATTTCGGGAAGCCGGGCACTGGCCGTGGCGGGTGCGGCCACCCTGCTCGCAGGTTGCGGCGGCACGGACACACCCACAGCGGGGCCTGGCACTGCGCCCTCGTCCACGGTCACCCGGCAGACCTCACCGCCGGGCACACCCACCGGGACGCCCCCGCCGCCCAGCCAGTCTCCCGGGACGCCCAGCACTCCACCGACCGGCTGTGTCGATCAGAAGCTGCGGCAGCTGACCCCCCGCGAGCAGGCGGCCCAGCTGATCATGACCGGCATCAGCACCAACGGCATGACCTCGGCAGAGCAGGCCATCGCTGACGCCCAGAAGCCAGGCGGCTTGCTGCTGATGGGCCCTGGCGGCAGCGCCGACCACACCCGTACGGCGATGGCCAAGGCCAGTACGACGGCCACGGTGAAAGGCATCCGCCCCTTCGTCGCGGCCGACCAGGAAGGCGGCAAGATCCAGCGTCTCAAGGGCCCTGGGTTCGACCGCATTCCCGCTGCCACCGTGCAGGCGACCTGGTCGGGCGACAAGCTCACGGCGCGAGCAAAGACGTGGGGCGGCCAGCTCAAGCAGGCCGGCGTGAACATGGACCTCGCGCCGGTCGCAGACGTCGTACCGGCGTCTCTCGGGGACGACAACGCGCCCATCGGAGCGCTGGATCGTGGCTACGGCAACACTCCGGAGAAGGTGAGTCCGCAGGTCACCGCCTTCGTCAAGGGGATGAACGCCGCCGGGGTGATGACCTCGGTCAAGCACTTCCCGGGCCTCGGCCGGGTCAAGGGCAACACCGACTTCTCCTCGGGAGTGGTCGACACCGTCACCACTCGCGACGACGACGATCTCGCCCCGTTCGAGGCCGGGATCAAGGCCGGATCCGAGCTGGTGATGGTCTCCACCGTCACCTACACCAAGATCGACCCGAAGAACCGTGCGGTGTTCTCACCGACGATCATCGGCGGGATGCTGCGCGGCGACCTCGGGTACGCCGGTGTCGTGATCACCGACGACGTCGGGGCGGCCGCAGAGGTCGCGTCGGTGCCGGCCGGGCAGCGGGCGACCCGGTTCGTCGCTGCGGGCGGCGACATCGTCATCACCGCCAAGGCCTCGCTGACGTCGACCATGGTCGAGGCGCTGGTCGCGAAAGCCCAGCAGGACAAGCAGTTCGCCGCCGCGGTGCAGGCCAGCGTCCGCCGGGTGCTCATGCTCAAGCAGAACCGTGGCCTGCTGAGCTGCGGATGA
- a CDS encoding DMT family transporter → MITPRALPLLAGTGFVVFWSCGFIGARWGTEYTSAFDLLAWRYVVAGALAAAVLLKRRPKLTSADLITHAVMALLTQCLYLGLIFTGIDHGISAGVTALIGSLQPILIATLAGPLLKERVSGRQWIGLVLGVAGVALVVADDLSAGHAKAVVFLLPLGGLLGLVAGTLWDRRRKPTTSLLDALCLQSLVSCVFFVVVAAATSQLTVPRELQFYGAVLWLVVLATGGGWGLYLVNLELAGATKISALLYLVPPTTMVFAFVLFGETIGALAVGGMLLCTLAVLLITARPGGRRTRISLRCDNGGTTVAG, encoded by the coding sequence ATGATCACTCCAAGGGCACTTCCGCTCCTCGCCGGAACAGGATTCGTCGTGTTCTGGAGTTGCGGCTTCATCGGCGCCCGCTGGGGCACGGAGTACACGTCGGCCTTCGACTTGCTCGCCTGGCGGTACGTCGTCGCCGGGGCCCTCGCCGCCGCGGTACTGCTGAAGCGCAGGCCGAAGCTGACGAGTGCCGACCTGATCACTCACGCTGTGATGGCGCTCCTGACGCAGTGCCTGTACCTAGGCCTCATCTTCACCGGTATCGACCACGGCATCTCCGCAGGTGTCACGGCTCTCATCGGTTCGTTGCAGCCGATCCTGATCGCCACGCTGGCCGGTCCGCTGCTGAAGGAACGAGTCAGCGGCAGACAATGGATCGGTCTGGTCCTCGGGGTGGCCGGCGTAGCGCTGGTCGTTGCGGACGACCTGAGCGCCGGCCACGCGAAAGCGGTGGTCTTCCTGCTCCCACTGGGCGGACTGCTCGGTCTGGTGGCCGGCACGCTCTGGGACCGGCGCCGGAAGCCGACGACCAGTCTGCTGGATGCGCTGTGCCTGCAGAGCCTTGTCTCCTGCGTGTTCTTCGTCGTGGTCGCCGCGGCGACCAGCCAACTGACCGTACCGCGGGAACTGCAGTTTTACGGCGCAGTCCTGTGGCTGGTCGTGCTGGCCACCGGTGGTGGCTGGGGCCTCTATCTCGTGAACCTCGAACTGGCGGGCGCCACCAAGATCAGCGCCCTGCTCTATCTGGTGCCGCCGACCACGATGGTCTTCGCCTTCGTGCTGTTCGGTGAGACCATCGGCGCGCTCGCGGTCGGCGGAATGCTGCTCTGCACGCTGGCTGTTCTGCTGATCACGGCCCGCCCGGGCGGCAGGAGGACCAGGATCTCGTTACGCTGCGACAATGGCGGAACCACGGTGGCTGGATGA
- a CDS encoding YidH family protein — translation MSTPGQEPDYRFTLANERTYLAYLRTSLACYAGGLSAVQFLDLGPGRWPARIIGIVLVTAGIATTAGAFRRWQANQIAIRTGGPLPVTRLPLVLGATIAVVGLIGLLFSLWR, via the coding sequence ATGAGCACGCCCGGGCAGGAGCCGGACTACCGCTTCACGCTCGCGAACGAACGCACCTACCTGGCCTACCTGCGGACGTCGCTGGCGTGCTACGCGGGCGGGCTGTCCGCAGTACAGTTCCTGGACCTCGGGCCTGGTCGATGGCCCGCCCGGATCATCGGGATCGTCCTGGTCACCGCCGGGATCGCCACCACGGCAGGCGCCTTCCGGCGCTGGCAGGCCAACCAGATCGCGATCCGAACGGGCGGACCTCTGCCCGTGACCAGGCTACCTTTGGTGCTGGGGGCAACGATTGCCGTCGTGGGGCTGATCGGGCTGCTGTTCAGCTTGTGGCGATGA
- a CDS encoding MarR family winged helix-turn-helix transcriptional regulator: MAEPRWLDDQEQRAWRAFIAAQRVVNGRIEQQLQRDAGMPHTYFEILVRLADANDGRLRMSELAVSTLGSRSRLSHAVNRLEKVGWVRREGIESDRRGQVAIITDEGRQKLRDTAPGHVETVRQAVFDALSPEQVDQLLDICAALARHSGGTYDSAVWESKASGPSA, translated from the coding sequence ATGGCGGAACCACGGTGGCTGGATGACCAAGAGCAGCGGGCCTGGCGAGCGTTCATCGCGGCCCAGCGCGTGGTGAACGGCCGGATCGAGCAGCAACTGCAGCGTGACGCCGGGATGCCGCACACGTACTTCGAGATCCTGGTCCGGCTGGCCGACGCGAACGACGGCCGGCTGCGGATGAGTGAGCTCGCCGTCTCCACCCTCGGCTCGCGCAGCCGGTTGTCCCACGCGGTGAACCGGCTCGAGAAGGTCGGCTGGGTCCGCCGGGAGGGAATCGAGTCGGATCGCCGCGGCCAGGTCGCGATCATCACCGACGAGGGCCGGCAGAAGCTCAGGGACACCGCGCCCGGCCATGTCGAAACCGTGCGGCAGGCCGTCTTCGACGCGCTCAGCCCCGAGCAGGTCGACCAACTGCTGGACATCTGCGCGGCGCTGGCCCGGCACTCCGGTGGCACCTACGACAGCGCGGTCTGGGAGTCGAAGGCGTCCGGTCCCTCGGCCTGA
- a CDS encoding transposase, with protein MLSEARATVDVIVQLLRADTWYVGLGVGAVDQPLPRSTRAGSGDAFVLAREAVNRAKISPHHVNVVGANEHLAEQAESVLWLMASVLRRRSDRGWEVADLLTEGLSRREIGVKLGISQSAVTQRAQAAGFAEEQRGRVLAAELLEAGDAA; from the coding sequence GTGCTCTCGGAGGCACGCGCCACCGTCGACGTGATCGTGCAGCTGCTGCGCGCGGACACCTGGTACGTCGGTCTCGGAGTCGGCGCCGTCGACCAGCCACTGCCCCGCAGTACGAGGGCAGGCAGCGGTGACGCCTTCGTCTTGGCGCGCGAGGCGGTGAACCGGGCCAAGATCAGTCCCCACCACGTGAACGTCGTCGGCGCCAACGAGCACCTGGCAGAGCAGGCGGAGAGCGTGCTGTGGCTGATGGCCTCGGTACTGCGTCGCCGCAGCGACCGCGGCTGGGAAGTGGCCGACCTGTTGACCGAAGGCCTCAGCAGGCGGGAGATCGGCGTGAAGCTCGGAATCAGCCAGTCCGCGGTGACCCAGCGGGCGCAGGCGGCCGGCTTCGCCGAGGAACAGCGCGGGCGAGTGCTCGCAGCTGAGTTGCTAGAGGCAGGGGACGCTGCATGA
- a CDS encoding RDD family protein — MTTPPNGPQDQPNQPPGQPYGQQPPQYGPPGQPGQYGQPQFGQPQQGQSQQGQPQYGQPGYGQPGYGQPQYGQQPPYGGNPYQQGYGYGASAGSELAGWGSRVGASLLDGLVSGVPVLIGYGIFIGSVASQSSQDPYEQGVPPYAVIALVIGALASLGLWIWNRVIRQGNTGQSVGKSVLNLKLVDSSSFQPIGPGKAFLRDFLRGIFDQACLLNSLWPLWDDKKQTWHDKVLSTYVVKV; from the coding sequence GTGACCACCCCTCCCAACGGTCCTCAGGACCAACCCAACCAGCCTCCGGGCCAGCCGTACGGGCAGCAGCCACCGCAGTACGGGCCGCCCGGTCAACCTGGCCAGTACGGCCAGCCCCAGTTCGGCCAACCGCAGCAGGGCCAGTCCCAGCAGGGGCAGCCGCAGTACGGGCAACCCGGCTACGGCCAGCCCGGCTATGGGCAGCCGCAGTACGGGCAGCAGCCGCCGTACGGCGGAAACCCGTACCAGCAGGGCTACGGGTACGGTGCGTCCGCCGGCAGTGAGCTGGCCGGCTGGGGATCCCGCGTCGGCGCCTCGCTGCTGGACGGTCTGGTCTCCGGCGTGCCAGTGCTGATCGGCTACGGGATCTTCATCGGCAGCGTCGCGAGCCAGTCCTCCCAGGACCCCTACGAACAGGGAGTTCCGCCGTACGCCGTGATCGCCTTGGTGATCGGCGCCCTGGCCAGCCTCGGCCTGTGGATCTGGAACCGGGTGATCCGGCAGGGCAACACCGGTCAGAGTGTCGGCAAGAGCGTGCTGAACCTCAAGCTGGTCGACTCCAGCAGCTTCCAGCCGATCGGCCCGGGCAAGGCGTTCCTCCGCGACTTCCTGCGGGGCATCTTCGACCAGGCCTGTCTGCTCAACTCGCTCTGGCCGCTGTGGGACGACAAGAAGCAGACCTGGCACGACAAGGTGCTCTCCACCTACGTCGTCAAGGTCTGA
- the thiC gene encoding phosphomethylpyrimidine synthase ThiC, whose translation MTTIDNSVRPQVTTGPISGSEKIYTGELRVPRRRVNLTNGEHFDLYDTSGPYTDSTAEIDVQAGLPPVRREWVAGREPLTQLAHARAGTITEEMRYVAVRENVEPEFVRAEVARGRAVIPANHRHPESEPMIIGKKFLVKVNANIGNSAVSSSVEEEVEKLVWATRWGADTVMDLSTGKNIHATREWILRNSPVPIGTVPLYQALEKVKGDPAELSWDVYRDTVIEQCEQGVDYMTVHAGVLLRYVPLTARRITGIVSRGGSIMAAWCLAHHQESFLYTHFEELCEILRAYDVTFSLGDGLRPGCIADANDAAQFAELRTLGELTRIAWEHDVQVMIEGPGHVPMDKIAENVRLEEELCGEAPFYTLGPLATDVAPAYDHITSAIGAAQIGWLGTAMLCYVTPKEHLGLPDRDDVKTGVITYKIAAHAADLAKRHPGAQDWDDALSTARFEFRWEDQFNLSLDPDTARSYHDETLPAEPAKTAHFCSMCGPKFCSMRITADIRKYAEENGLDSAEAIEAGFAEMSATFKAKDSKLYLPLAD comes from the coding sequence GTGACAACTATCGACAACTCTGTCCGGCCGCAGGTCACCACCGGGCCGATCTCGGGATCAGAGAAGATCTACACCGGTGAGCTGCGAGTACCGCGGCGACGGGTCAATCTCACCAACGGGGAGCACTTCGACCTCTACGACACCTCGGGGCCGTACACGGACTCCACCGCCGAGATCGACGTCCAGGCAGGGCTTCCGCCCGTACGCCGGGAGTGGGTGGCCGGCCGTGAGCCGCTGACCCAGCTGGCGCACGCGCGCGCCGGGACGATCACCGAGGAGATGCGGTACGTCGCCGTCCGGGAGAACGTCGAGCCCGAGTTCGTCCGCGCCGAGGTGGCGCGGGGGCGGGCGGTGATTCCGGCCAACCACCGGCATCCGGAGTCCGAGCCGATGATCATCGGCAAGAAGTTCCTGGTGAAGGTGAACGCGAACATCGGCAACTCGGCCGTCTCCAGCTCGGTCGAGGAGGAGGTGGAGAAGCTGGTCTGGGCCACCCGGTGGGGTGCCGACACGGTGATGGACCTGTCGACCGGCAAGAACATCCACGCCACCCGCGAGTGGATCCTGCGCAACTCGCCGGTCCCGATCGGCACGGTGCCGCTCTACCAGGCGCTGGAGAAGGTGAAGGGCGATCCGGCCGAGCTGTCCTGGGACGTGTACCGCGACACGGTGATCGAGCAGTGCGAGCAGGGTGTCGACTACATGACCGTGCACGCCGGCGTCCTGCTGCGGTACGTGCCGCTGACCGCGCGGCGGATCACCGGCATCGTCTCCCGCGGTGGCTCGATCATGGCGGCCTGGTGCCTCGCGCACCACCAGGAATCCTTCCTGTACACGCATTTCGAGGAACTCTGCGAGATCCTGCGCGCGTACGACGTGACCTTCTCGCTGGGCGACGGACTGCGGCCCGGCTGTATCGCCGATGCCAACGACGCCGCTCAGTTCGCCGAGCTGCGGACGCTGGGGGAGCTGACCAGGATCGCCTGGGAGCACGACGTCCAGGTGATGATCGAGGGTCCCGGGCACGTGCCGATGGACAAGATCGCGGAGAACGTCCGGCTCGAGGAGGAGCTGTGCGGCGAGGCGCCGTTCTACACCCTGGGGCCGTTGGCCACCGATGTCGCGCCTGCCTACGACCACATCACCAGCGCGATCGGCGCGGCCCAGATCGGCTGGCTGGGGACGGCGATGCTCTGCTACGTCACGCCCAAGGAGCATCTCGGGCTGCCGGACCGCGACGACGTCAAGACCGGCGTGATCACCTACAAGATCGCTGCCCATGCGGCCGATCTGGCCAAGCGGCACCCGGGCGCGCAGGACTGGGACGACGCGTTGTCGACGGCCCGGTTCGAGTTCCGCTGGGAGGACCAGTTCAACCTGTCGCTGGATCCCGACACGGCCCGCTCGTACCACGACGAGACGCTGCCGGCCGAGCCCGCCAAGACGGCGCACTTCTGCTCGATGTGCGGGCCGAAGTTCTGCTCGATGCGGATCACCGCCGACATCCGCAAGTACGCCGAGGAGAACGGGCTGGACTCCGCCGAGGCGATCGAGGCCGGCTTCGCGGAGATGTCGGCAACCTTCAAGGCCAAGGACTCCAAGCTCTACCTGCCGCTGGCCGACTGA
- a CDS encoding lysophospholipid acyltransferase family protein: MRDIVYPPVIGLVKTGFKLLDLRLTMVGTEHIPRTGGAVLAINHISYADFMVGGFGAQPSKRMVRFMAKEVLFRNRYSGPLMRAMHHIPVDRGAGATSYRQAIRYLADGEVVGVFPEATISRSFELKEFKSGAVRMAAEAGVPVIPMILWGTQRMMTKDHPRDFSRHQQVSITVGEPQRVSLEDDAVEATDRLRTTMAAMLARTISAYPEKPAGAWWLPASYGGGAPTPEQADQLDAEELRARAAKRRK; the protein is encoded by the coding sequence ATGCGCGACATTGTGTATCCGCCGGTGATCGGCCTCGTCAAGACCGGCTTCAAGCTGCTCGACCTGCGGCTCACCATGGTCGGAACGGAGCACATCCCGCGGACCGGCGGTGCCGTGCTGGCGATCAACCACATCAGCTACGCCGACTTCATGGTCGGCGGGTTCGGGGCGCAGCCGAGCAAGCGGATGGTCCGGTTCATGGCCAAGGAGGTGCTCTTCCGCAACCGGTACTCCGGTCCGCTGATGCGCGCGATGCACCACATCCCGGTGGACCGCGGCGCGGGCGCGACGTCGTACCGGCAGGCGATCCGCTACCTGGCCGACGGCGAGGTGGTCGGGGTCTTCCCCGAGGCCACCATCAGCCGGTCGTTCGAGCTGAAGGAGTTCAAGTCCGGCGCGGTCCGGATGGCGGCCGAGGCCGGCGTACCGGTGATCCCGATGATCCTGTGGGGCACCCAGCGGATGATGACCAAGGACCACCCGCGCGACTTCTCCCGGCACCAGCAGGTCTCGATCACGGTCGGCGAGCCGCAGCGGGTCTCCCTCGAGGACGACGCCGTCGAGGCGACCGACCGGCTGCGCACCACGATGGCCGCGATGCTGGCCCGGACGATCAGTGCCTATCCGGAGAAGCCGGCCGGTGCGTGGTGGCTGCCCGCGTCGTACGGCGGGGGCGCGCCGACGCCTGAGCAGGCCGACCAGCTCGACGCCGAGGAACTCCGGGCCCGGGCCGCGAAACGCCGCAAGTAG
- a CDS encoding inorganic phosphate transporter, with translation MEFALVIAVIVIALAFDYTNGFHDAANAIATSVSTRALTPRVALVMAAVMNFVGAFLGTEVADTVGKGIITVPGGQHGLVVVIAALIGAITWNLITWYFGLPSSSSHALIGGLVGAGLASTSVVLWSGIVDKVVIPMVLSPAIGFLGAFAVMTAILWIFRRSNPGRTTRGFRLAQSLSAAAMALGHGLQDAQKTMGVIFLALLTTGHVDKDDGIPIWVKIAAATAISAGTYAGGWRIMRTLGRRIIHLDPARGFASEAVAATVLYVMAIGLHAPVSTTHTITSAVMGAGATKRLSAVRWGVAKGIITAWVLTIPAAGVVAAGVYAVAHLILE, from the coding sequence GTGGAGTTCGCGCTCGTCATCGCGGTCATCGTCATCGCGCTCGCCTTCGACTACACCAACGGTTTCCACGACGCCGCGAACGCGATCGCGACCTCGGTCTCCACCCGGGCACTGACGCCGCGGGTCGCCCTGGTGATGGCGGCGGTGATGAACTTCGTCGGCGCCTTCCTCGGCACCGAGGTCGCCGACACCGTCGGCAAGGGCATCATCACCGTCCCCGGTGGGCAGCACGGGCTGGTGGTGGTGATCGCCGCCCTGATCGGCGCGATCACCTGGAACCTGATCACCTGGTACTTCGGGCTGCCGTCCTCGTCCTCGCACGCCCTGATCGGCGGCCTGGTCGGTGCCGGGCTGGCCTCCACCAGCGTGGTGCTGTGGTCCGGCATCGTCGACAAGGTCGTCATCCCGATGGTGCTGTCACCGGCCATCGGCTTCCTCGGCGCCTTCGCGGTGATGACCGCGATCCTGTGGATCTTCCGGCGCAGCAACCCCGGCAGGACCACCCGCGGCTTCCGGCTGGCGCAGTCGCTGTCGGCGGCCGCGATGGCGCTCGGCCACGGTCTGCAGGACGCCCAGAAGACGATGGGCGTGATCTTCCTGGCGCTGCTGACCACCGGGCACGTGGACAAGGACGACGGCATCCCGATCTGGGTCAAGATCGCCGCCGCGACCGCGATCTCGGCGGGCACCTACGCGGGTGGCTGGCGGATCATGCGGACCCTCGGCCGCCGGATCATCCACCTCGACCCCGCGCGGGGGTTCGCCTCCGAGGCGGTCGCCGCGACCGTGCTGTACGTGATGGCGATCGGCCTGCACGCGCCGGTGTCGACCACGCACACGATCACCTCTGCCGTGATGGGCGCGGGCGCCACCAAGCGGCTCTCGGCGGTTCGCTGGGGAGTGGCCAAGGGCATCATCACGGCCTGGGTGCTGACCATCCCGGCAGCGGGCGTGGTGGCGGCCGGCGTCTACGCGGTCGCCCACCTGATCCTCGAGTAG
- a CDS encoding potassium channel family protein: MNLLHGARRNPSAILLVVQLLGVLVYPAMEGSRGGRVAFEILGIVVLTLAVFSVRSTPGLTWVSVCLGIPAVVLSLVDAIRPTEAIVPISGVLHAAFYFYAAYSLLRYMLSDHDVSVDELYATGATFTLVAWGFAYLFVFVQALVPGSFTAAVNPTADRSWMELLFLSFTTLSSTGLSDIVPITSWGRSVVMIEQLAGLGYVAMVVSRLVGLTVAKRRA; this comes from the coding sequence GTGAACCTGTTGCACGGCGCCCGCCGCAACCCGTCCGCGATCCTCCTGGTCGTCCAGCTGCTCGGCGTCCTGGTCTACCCGGCGATGGAGGGCTCACGTGGCGGCCGAGTCGCGTTCGAGATCCTCGGCATCGTCGTCCTCACGCTCGCCGTCTTCTCGGTCCGCTCGACCCCGGGACTCACCTGGGTCAGCGTCTGTCTCGGCATCCCGGCGGTCGTCCTGTCGCTGGTGGACGCCATCCGACCGACCGAGGCGATCGTGCCGATCTCCGGGGTGCTCCATGCCGCCTTCTACTTCTACGCCGCCTACAGCCTGCTGCGCTACATGCTGTCCGACCACGACGTGAGTGTGGACGAGCTCTATGCCACCGGCGCCACCTTCACCTTGGTGGCCTGGGGTTTCGCCTACCTCTTCGTCTTCGTCCAGGCGCTGGTCCCGGGCAGCTTCACCGCGGCGGTCAACCCGACCGCCGATCGCAGCTGGATGGAGCTGCTCTTCCTCAGCTTCACCACCCTGTCGAGCACCGGCCTGAGCGACATCGTGCCGATCACCTCCTGGGGACGCTCAGTGGTGATGATCGAGCAGCTGGCCGGCCTCGGGTACGTCGCGATGGTCGTCTCCAGGCTGGTCGGCCTGACCGTCGCCAAGCGTCGCGCCTAG
- a CDS encoding TetR/AcrR family transcriptional regulator, with the protein MVDQQARLLTNRGGLEAERLTPAGERILTAASMLFYEHGIRTVGVDAIAAAAEVTKKTLYDRFGSKDNLIAAYLERRNRVWHTFLDDQLTERRPSSPEEMILALFAALTDWMAESRRGCGFINASVELAAPDHPAMPVIVAQKQWMRAEFLAQAAQGGFEQVEELADRLLLLHEGALVCYRVAAMEHAPEVARRAAADLLAGWPRS; encoded by the coding sequence ATGGTCGACCAGCAGGCGAGACTCCTGACGAACCGCGGCGGGCTCGAGGCGGAGCGCCTGACACCGGCGGGTGAGCGCATCCTGACCGCGGCATCGATGCTGTTCTACGAGCACGGGATCCGGACGGTCGGGGTCGACGCGATCGCGGCTGCGGCCGAGGTGACGAAGAAGACGCTGTACGACCGGTTCGGGTCGAAGGACAACCTGATCGCGGCGTACCTGGAACGGCGCAACCGGGTCTGGCACACGTTTCTCGACGACCAGCTGACCGAGCGGCGGCCGTCGTCACCCGAGGAGATGATCCTGGCGCTGTTCGCGGCGCTGACGGACTGGATGGCCGAGTCGCGGCGCGGCTGCGGCTTCATCAACGCGAGCGTCGAGCTGGCAGCGCCGGACCACCCGGCGATGCCGGTGATCGTGGCGCAGAAACAGTGGATGCGGGCGGAGTTCCTGGCACAGGCCGCGCAAGGTGGGTTCGAACAGGTCGAAGAGCTGGCCGACCGGTTGCTCCTGCTCCACGAAGGGGCGCTGGTCTGTTACCGGGTGGCTGCGATGGAGCACGCGCCGGAGGTCGCGCGGCGGGCGGCAGCGGACCTGCTGGCGGGTTGGCCGCGAAGCTAG
- a CDS encoding acyl-CoA thioesterase yields the protein MPATPSADRTPADGGPRPEVTSRSASATRLSLSHITAQHETNLLGTVHGGVVMTLVDSVAGVVAARHSGGPAVTASMDEMVFLVPVRVGDVVHFTAQVNWTGRSSMEVGVRITADRWDAVGPQVHVATAYLVFVAVDEEGKPRAVPQVVPETDEDHRRMREAEIRRSHRLARRQAIIDSREPTEEAVVAAAPAAPTERSGSKK from the coding sequence ATGCCCGCCACCCCCAGCGCAGACCGGACGCCGGCCGACGGCGGTCCGCGCCCCGAGGTGACGAGCCGCTCCGCGTCGGCCACCCGGCTCTCGCTCTCGCACATCACCGCCCAGCACGAGACCAACCTGCTCGGCACCGTGCACGGTGGCGTGGTGATGACGCTGGTCGACTCGGTCGCCGGTGTCGTCGCGGCCCGGCACTCGGGTGGTCCGGCGGTGACCGCCTCGATGGACGAGATGGTCTTCCTGGTCCCGGTCAGGGTCGGCGACGTCGTGCACTTCACCGCTCAGGTGAACTGGACCGGCCGCAGCTCGATGGAGGTCGGCGTGCGGATCACGGCCGATCGCTGGGACGCGGTCGGCCCGCAGGTCCACGTCGCCACGGCGTACCTGGTGTTCGTGGCGGTCGACGAGGAAGGCAAGCCGCGCGCGGTACCGCAGGTGGTGCCGGAGACCGACGAGGACCACCGGCGGATGCGCGAGGCGGAGATCCGCCGCAGCCACCGGCTGGCCCGGCGGCAGGCGATCATCGACTCCCGCGAGCCGACCGAGGAAGCCGTGGTGGCAGCAGCCCCGGCAGCGCCCACAGAGCGCTCAGGGTCCAAGAAGTGA
- a CDS encoding DUF47 domain-containing protein, with amino-acid sequence MRLRLRPNDPTFYDLFTESANHLVDGSRILAELLGSTAGSGLSASHQIAVQMKDAEHAADETTHSIIRRVNSTFVTPFDREDIYRLASDLDDVMDFMEEAVDNVHLFGLDSLPAEVAEQIEVLQRMATLTAETMPRLRTMKDLAEYWIEVNRLENTGDAVHRRIIAKLFSGEFDALTVMKVKTVVDLLEAAIDAFEHVANTVEQIAVKES; translated from the coding sequence GTGCGGTTACGTCTGCGTCCGAACGACCCGACGTTCTACGACCTGTTCACCGAGTCCGCCAATCACCTGGTGGACGGATCCCGCATTCTCGCTGAGCTGCTCGGCAGCACGGCCGGATCGGGACTGTCCGCGAGCCACCAGATCGCCGTCCAGATGAAGGACGCCGAGCACGCTGCCGACGAGACGACCCACTCGATCATCCGCCGGGTCAACTCGACGTTCGTGACGCCGTTCGACCGGGAGGACATCTACCGGCTGGCCTCCGATCTCGACGACGTGATGGACTTCATGGAGGAGGCCGTCGACAACGTCCACCTCTTCGGCCTGGACAGCCTGCCGGCCGAGGTGGCCGAGCAGATCGAGGTGCTGCAGCGGATGGCCACCCTGACGGCCGAGACGATGCCGCGGCTGCGCACGATGAAGGATCTGGCCGAGTACTGGATCGAGGTCAACCGGCTGGAGAACACCGGTGACGCGGTCCACCGCCGGATCATCGCGAAGCTGTTCAGCGGCGAGTTCGACGCGCTGACGGTGATGAAGGTGAAGACCGTGGTCGACCTGCTGGAGGCCGCCATCGACGCCTTCGAGCACGTCGCGAACACGGTCGAACAGATCGCCGTCAAGGAGAGCTGA
- a CDS encoding DUF202 domain-containing protein, translated as MTTQRDPGLQPERTLLAWRRTSLGLIVNGGLLLASGHGTSDVRLGLGIVVTVLTLGCWAAVSAVYRRGVRPSALGSERVLRLAAGLVLAVGLIDLYAVVTR; from the coding sequence ATGACCACACAACGTGATCCTGGTCTCCAGCCCGAGCGGACGTTGCTCGCCTGGCGCCGTACGTCGCTGGGCCTGATCGTCAACGGCGGCCTGCTGCTTGCCTCCGGCCACGGTACGTCGGACGTCCGGCTGGGCCTCGGCATCGTCGTCACGGTGCTCACCCTGGGCTGCTGGGCCGCCGTCAGCGCGGTCTACCGCCGGGGCGTCCGGCCGAGCGCGCTGGGATCCGAGCGGGTACTGCGGCTGGCGGCCGGTCTGGTGCTCGCTGTGGGGCTGATCGACCTCTACGCGGTCGTCACACGCTGA